Proteins from a genomic interval of Oreochromis aureus strain Israel breed Guangdong linkage group 6, ZZ_aureus, whole genome shotgun sequence:
- the LOC120440676 gene encoding polymeric immunoglobulin receptor-like: MEESAIPSLLIVQLCTSLLIALQDHRVCIILSNLTFQSAKAKMWSLQNLLFILCIVLRCVTSAVGVIHVTGYVGREVNVSCSYNEGYESYEKYLCKNDCGSDDVLITTSNSSKNKYRIQDDKTARIFTTTISDLQSVDAGKYWCGVSRSGKDIYTEVELKLVSDSCCDTVTKVQSYEGYSESLSCQYESQYQNSLKYICRGNRPSTCLQQALITSDTKRNGRFRLDDDKVLGTFTVTINSLTQNDSGSYLCGVQRNSDLDVFSAVELKVEEWCCVKSTKINGTAGHPLTLQCPYPSQHRDNRKFLCKGDHRNNCSDMVTSQSRFTLQDDAASSSFIVRITKLEAADGGTYWCGSDSQWRVGNYTKIELSVCLHCTSNVSLGTTAETQRTQIPDSALCVVHVAPSVLLLMSVLVICCL, from the exons ATGGAAGAAAGCGCCATCCCCTCTCTACTGATAGTTCAGCTCTGCACGTCCCTTCTCATTGCTCTACAAGACCACCGTGTCTGCATAATATTGTCAAATCTTACATTTCAATCGGCCAAAGCAAAGATGTGGAGCCTCCAAAACCTGCTTTTCATCCTCTGCA TTGTTCTGAGATGTGTGACCAGTGCAGTAGGGGTGATCCATGTGACTGGATATGTGGGGAGAGAGGTTAACGTTTCCTGCTCTTATAATGAGGGTTATGAATCTTATGAAAAGTACCTGTGTAAGAACGACTGTGGTAGTGACGATGTTCTTATTACAACATCAAACTCCTCgaaaaacaaatacaggatCCAAGATGACAAAACGGCACGAATCTTCACAACGACCATCTCTGATCTTCAATCTGTGGATGCTGGGAAATACTGGTGTGGAGTGAGCAGATCTGGGAAAGATATCTACACTGAAGTCGAGCTGAAATTAGTATCAG ACAGCTGCTGTGACACTGTGACCAAAGTTCAAAGTTATGAGGGATACTCTGAGTCCCTCAGTTGTCAGTATGAGTCTCAGTACCAGAACAGCCTGAAGTACATCTGCAGAGGAAATCGGCCCTCCACATGTCTGCAGCAGGCACTAATCACCTCTGACACCAAACGAAATGGACGATTCAGACTTGATGATGACAAAGTGTTAGGAACATTCACAGTGACCATTAACAGCTTGACTCAAAACGATTCAGGATCATACCTCTGCGGTGTCCAAAGAAACTCTGACCTGGATGTTTTCTCTGCTGTTGAGCTTAAAGTTGAAG AGTGGTGCTGTGTCAAATCAACTAAAATAAATGGTACTGCAGGACATCCACTAACTTTGCAGTGCCCTTATCCTTCACAACATCGGGATAACAGGAAGTTCCTCTGTAAGGGAGACCACCGCAACAATTGCTCAGACATGGTGACGAGTCAAAGCAGGTTCACACTGCAAGATGATGCTGCTTCCAGCTCTTTTATCGTGAGGATCACAAAACTGGAAGCAGCTGATGGTGGGACATACTGGTGTGGGTCAGACTCACAGTGGAGAGTTGGAAACTACACCAAGATTGAGCTGTCAG TCTGTCTGCACTGCACAAGCAATGTAAGTCTTGGTACCACAGCAGAAACTCAGAGAACACAAATCCCAG attCAGCACTCTGTGTGGTTCACGTTGCACCCTCAGTGCTGCTACTGATGAGTGTTTTAGTTATTTGTTGTTTATAA